From the Kribbella sp. CA-293567 genome, the window ACATCTACGAGGCCGCCAAGGTGGACGGCTCCAGCGCCTGGCAACGGTTCTGGCGCGTCACCCTCCCGCTGCTGTCCCCGTCGACCTTCTTCGTGGTGGTGATCTCGCTGATCAACGGTTTCCAGGTCTTCGACCAGGTCTACGTGATGACCGGCGGCGGCCCGCAGGGCTCCAGCCAGGTGGTCGTCGGCCAGATCTACGACCTGACCTTCCGCTACGGCCGCGCCGGTGAGGCGTCCGCGCTGTCCTGGATCCTGTTCGCCGTCATCCTGCTGATCACCGTCTTCCAGATCCGCGGCCAGCGCCGGTGGGTGCACTATGCGTGACACCAGGTCCCTGCCCGCTCGCCTCGCCCTGTACGCCGCCGTGCTGGCCGGCGCCGCGATCATGCTGTTCCCGTTCCTCTGGACCGTGATCACCTCGATCACCCCGGAGGGCTCGCTGGCCGACGGCCCGAAACTCGTCGTCGACAACCCCACCCTGGACGCCTACCGGACGCTGCTCGACGCGATCCCGATGTGGCGGATCATCCTCAACTCGCTCGGTATCGCGATCGCCTCCACGCTGCTCCAGCTGGTCACCGGCTCGATGGCGGCGTACGGGTTCGCGCGGCTGCACTTCCCGCTCAAGAACGTCGTCTTCGGCTTCTACCTGGCCACCTTGATGGTGCCGCTGCAGGTGCTGGTCGTGCCGCTGTTCATCGAGATGAAGATGTTGAACCTGCAGGACACGTACTTCGCCCTGCTGGCGCCGACGATCGCGTCGGCGTTCGGAGTGTTCCTGCTCCGCCAGGCCGTCACCGCCGTACCGCTGGAGCTGGACGAGGCCGCCACCATCGACGGCGCCGGCCACCTCCGCATCTTCACCACCATCGTGTTGCCCCTGATCCGGCCGGCGCTCGCCACCGTCGCCGTCTTCGCCTTCATGGGCAGCTGGAACAGCTTCCTCTGGCCGCTGGTGGTGATCAGGTCGCCGGAGTTCATGACGCTCCCGCTCGGCCTGTCCACCCTGCAGGGCCAGTTCACCACCCAGTGGGACGTCGTGATGGCGGGCTCCGTCGTCTCGATCGTGCCGATCGCCCTCGTGTACCTGCTCGCGCAGCGCCACATCATCGCCGGTGTCGCCCACACCGGCATCAAGTAAGAGAGAAGGAAGACCGCCATGCGCCATCTCAAGACCGTGGGCCTCGGACTGACCGCCGCGCTCGCCCTCACGCTGACCGCCTGCGGGCAGGGTTCGGCCACCAAGGAAGCCGCCGCGCCGGAGGGCAAGTCCGTCGTGCGCTACATGAACTTCTCCTCCAACGACGGTCACGAGAAGGACTTGACGGCGATCGTCAACGCCTTCCAGACCGCCAACCCGAACATCACCGTCCAGGTGGAGACCGTGCCCTACGCGGACTACTTCACCAAGCTGCAGACCTCGGTGGCCGGTGGCACCGCGGCCGACGCGTTCGAGCTGAACTACGAGAACTTCGTGACGTACGCGAAGAACGGCTCGCTGGCCGAGCTGAAGGACGTCGACACCGGCGTCTACAAGAAGTCGCTGGTCGAGGCCTTCAACGACGGCGGCAAGCAGTACGGCGTACCGGAGTCGTTCTCCAACGTCGTGCTGTTCTACAACAAGGCGCTGTTCAAGAAGGCCGGCGTGGCCGAGCCGACCGACGCGTGGACCTGGAAGGACGAGCAGGCCGCCGCGGCCAAGCTGACCGACAAGGGTGCGAAGGTTTGGGGCGACTTCCAGCCGGTCTCGTACAACGAGTTCTACAAGGTGCTCGCGCAGAACGGCGGCGAGTTCCTGAACGCGGACCGGTCCGAGGCCACCTTCAACTCCCCGCAGGGCGTCGAGGCAGCGAAGTTCCTGGTCGAGAAGGTCGGCAAGTCGATGCCGACCGAGGCCGACGGCGCCGGGACGCCCGACTTCGACTCGAAGCTGTTCAAGTCCGGCAAGCTCGCGATGTGGCACACCGGGATCTGGATGTTCAGCGCGATGGCCGACGCGCCGTTCGACTGGGACGTCGTGGTCGAGCCGGGCAACACCAAGAAGGCGTCGGCGATGTTCGTGAACGGTCTGGTCGTCTCGGCCGCCACCAAGAACGCCGAGGCCGCGCAGAAGTGGATCACCTTCCTGGCTTCGTCCGACGAGACCACCAAGACCCGGCTCGCCAGTTCCTGGGAGCTGCCGCCGGTCGGTGACGAAGCCAAGCTCGCGCCGTACCTGGACCAGCAGAAGCCCGCCAACCGCAAGGCCGTCTTCACCGCGCTGGAGGAGACCGTGCTGCCGCCGGTGATCGAGCGTCAGCAGGAGATGCAGGACCTGGTCACCGCTGAGCTGACCGCCGCTGCCGCCGGCCGCAAGCCGGTCGAGAAGGCGCTCGCCGATGCCCAGACCAAGGTCAACGCCCTGCTGAAGAAGTGAAGGACGAGATGAGCTCCGCCCTGGACCTGCAGGAACTCACCCGGCTGCGCGCGCTGGCCGAGCACAGCCACGCCGTGATCACCGAGCACCAGCACACCGGTGGTGCCTATCCCGCCTCGCCGACCTTCTCGGCGTACCAGGGGTACGCGTGGCTGCGCGACGGATCGTTCACCGCCGAAGGCATCTCGCGGTACGGCGACGTCGCCTCGGCCGGGCGGTACCACGACTGGGTCGACGGCGTACTGCGTCGCCGGCGCGGGCAGGTGGACGAGTTGCGGGCGGCGCTGGCCCGGGGTGAGGTGCCGTCGAACGAGGCGATGCTGCCGACGCGGTTCACCTTCGACGGCGAGAACGGGTCGGATCCGTGGTGGGACTTCCAGACCGACGGCTACGGGATGTGGCTGTGGGCAGTGGTCACGCACGCCGCACGGCACGGGCTCGACCTGTCGCAGTGGCGGGAGGGGATCGACGTCGCGGTCGACTACCTGGTCGCGTTCTGGGACCGGCCCTGTTACGACTGGTGGGAGGAGCACGTCGAGCATCGGCACGTGTCGACGCTCGGCGCGATCCACGGCGGGCTGGTTGCCGTCGGCACCTGTGAGGCGCTGCGGTCGGCACCTTGGTCGGCGGCGGCGCTGAAGGTTGCCGCCAGCATCCGCTCGCTGGTGACAGCGGAAGGCATCGTGGACGGGCACCTGGTCAAGTGGCTCGGCAGCTCGGCGGTGGACGGCTCGTTGCCTGCTTGTATCGTGCCGTTCGGGTTGGTCGATCCCGGCGACTCGCTGGCGGCGATGACCCGGGCGGCGGTCGCCAAGGATCTGGACCACGACGGCGGGGTGCACCGCTTCACGGCCGACGTGTTCTACGGAGGCGGCCAGTGGATCCTGCTGTCGGCTCTGCTGGGCTGGAACCTGGCGGCAGCCGGTGACACGGCCGGCGCGCTACGGAGCCTGCGGTGGATCGCCGACCAGGTGGACGAGCACGGGGATCTTCCCGAGCAGGTGCCCCACCACCTGCTTCACCCCGGTGCCCGTAAGGAGTGGATCGCCCGTTGGGGCACGGTCGCCAGCCCACTGCTGTGGTCCCACGGCATGTACCTGATCCTCGCCGACGAACTCGGCCTCATCACCAAGGACGCTTGATGCTCACCCACCGGCCGTACGGCATCGAACACCCGTATGCGACCTCTCCCGACCAGCGCATCCCGGTCCAGCCGCTGACCGGCCAGCAGGTGCGGTTAGGTGTCGTCGTCTCACCGGACGTGACCCGCGTCGTCTGCGAGTGGGGTTCGACCGAACTGGTCCTGTCCCCTGCCGAGACGAATGCCGCCGATGCCGCGGCGTTGGCAGGAGGCGAGGGCCACCTCGCGGAGGCACAGGCGACCGCGCTGGGCGGTGACGGCGGTTGGTCGGTGGTGACCCCGCCGCTCACCGAGCCGGTGAAGTACCGCTTCCACTCGTACCGCGGCGACGCGGGCACCGCTGAACTCGACGCGGTGGAGTCGACGGACTGGTTCGAGGTCGCCCCTGCCGCTTGGGTCGCCGGCCACGGTGAGGTCCGGGGTGGCGGCGAGCGCGTCCGGGAGGTCGAATGGTTGGTTTCGGCCGCCGGTGTGCACCGGGCGCGGTTCGTGCTGCCGCTGGCCGAGGGCGAGAAGCTGGTCGGGTTCGGCGAGCGGTACGACGCCCTGGACCAACGCGGGAAGAAGCTCGACGCCGTGGTGTTCGAGCAGTACAAGTCGCAGGGCGCGCACGGCCGGACCTACCTGCCGATGCCGTTCGCGCACGTGACCGGTGGCGCCGGCTGGGGCTTCCACGTCAGGACCTCGCGGCGGACGTGGTACTCGTCGGAGGGCGACCGGCTGGTCGTGGAGGTGGCTCTCGGCGACGAAGCGGTGGTCGACCTCGGCATCTACGAAGGCTCGGCGAACGACGTACTGAAGCAGTTCCTGGACGAGGCCGGCCGGGCGGAGGAGCTGCCGTCGTGGGTCTTCCGGTTATGGGCTTCGGGCAACGAGTGGAACACGCAGGAGCTGGTGATGGCGCGGATGGACGCGCATCGCGATCTCGCCATCCCGGTCGGCGCGATCGTGATCGAGGCCTGGAGCGACGAGGAGGGCATCACGATCTGGCGGGACGCCCGGTACGAGGTGACCGCCGGCGGCAGCGCTCATGCGGCCGACGACTTCGAGTACAGAGCCGACGGCGCCTGGCCGGATCCGAAGGCGATGATCGACGAGCTCCACGCACGCGGCATCAAGGTGATCCTGTGGCAGATCCCGCTGCAGAAGACGGAGTTCGCCACCGGGCAGGTCGCGGCCGATGCCGAGGCGATGGTCCGCGACGGCCACGCGGTACTGGAGGCCGACGGTACGGCGTACCACAATCGCGGCTGGTGGTTCCCGCAGGCGCTGATGCCCGACCTGTCCACCCAGCGCACCCGGGACTGGTGGACCGAGAAGCGGCGGTATCTGGTCGACGAGCTCGACGTGGACGGCTTCAAGACCGACGGCGGCGAGCACGCCTGGGGCCACGACCTCCAGTACGCCGACGGCAAGCGAGGGGCCGAGGGCAACAACCTCTTCCCCGTCCACTACGCGCGGGCCTTCGGCGATCTGCTTCGCAGCGTGGGCAAGGCACCGGTCACCTTCTCGCGGGCCGGCTTCACCGGTTCGCAGGCGCACGGCATCTTCTGGGCCGGTGACGAGGACTCCACCTGGGAGGCGTTTCGCGCGTCGGTGACGGCCGGTCTGACCGCCGCGTCCTGCGGGATCGTCTACTGGGGCTGGGATCTGGCCGGCTTCTCCGGGCCGGTCCCGGACGCCGAGCTCTACCTTCGCGCGGCCGCGGCCTCGGTCTTCATGCCGATCATGCAGTACCACTCGGAGTTCAACCATCACCAGCTTCCGCTGCGCGACCGGACTCCCTGGCACGTCGCCGAGACCACCGGAGACGAACGGGTCGTCCCCCTCTTCCGCCGGTACGCCGAACTGCGCGAGCGCCTGGTCCCCTACCTGACCGAGCAGGCCGCCCTGACGATCTCCACCGACCGGCCCCTCATGCGGCCGCTCTTCTTCGACCACCCGGCCGACGAGGAGATCTGGAACCACCCCCATCAGTACCTGCTCGGCAACGACCTGTTGATCAACCCGGTCCTCGAACCTGCCGCCAGTACCTGGACGACGTACCTCCCGGCAGGTGACTGGGTCGACGCGTGGACGGGGCAGCCGGTCGCCAACGGTCTGGTCACTCGCGACGTGCCCCTCGACCTGGTGCCCGTCTACTGCAAGGCCGAGCGCTGGCCCGACCTGGCTCCGATGTTCAGCTAGGTCCCTTGACCAAGGGCGGCAAGCAGGTCGTGCAGGGTCCCGTAGCCACGGCAATCCGGCGCGCACTGCTTGTCGGCCTGCAGCAGCAGATCGTTGTCGAGGTCGTGCTGGCTCGAGCGGGACAGCGTCCAGCCGAGCGGTGCGGACAGCGACGGCTGGGTGCTCTGACTGATGACGTAGACGGGGTTGGGTAGCTTGCCGCGAAGTTCGGCGCAGGCTGTGGAGGTCGAGCACAGCTGGCCGACCGCGGCCGCCCGAGCCTCCCGGAGCAGGGCCCGGTCGTTGGTGCCGTCCTCCTTGGCGCTGACCAGCTTTGTCAGCGGCGGCACCAACAACTCGGGAACAGCAGGCAGGTTCGTCCCGGGCGTGAAGGTGTTGCCGATGCCGTCGACCGGATCGTCGTTGCCCACGCTGTAGTCCTTGCCGGTGCCGTTCTCGATGTAGACGACCAACGGCACCAACACCTCACCGGTGCCTGCGGCAAGGACCTTGTCGTTGTGCTCGCGGACAGCAGGCCCCCAGAGCGGCGCGAGGTCCACGATCGTGCCGACCCCGGTGTTGTCGGTGTAGCCTCCGTCGACCAATTGCGCCGCCTTCAAGTCACCACAGCGGTCGACCACACCTGACGGCGTCACATACGGGAAGCGACTGGCCAGCAAACCCGCGGTCAATGCCGGCACGTTGCCCGAGCATCCGAAGGCACCGAAGAGGTCGTAGTTGTGCGCTCCCGCGACTCCGGCGCCACACACCGGCGAGCCGTCCGCCGCGCGGGCTCCTTCGCTCAGATCGACTTGGCTCACCAGCGCGCGGCACCCGTCGCGCACCGCTGTCGTGGTCAGAATCAGTTGCCCGGTCATCGCGTTCTCGGCCTTGCCATCCGCCGGCAGGAACAACGTACGTAGGGCGGGCACCTGACGCTCCCAAGCCGTCTCCATCAGCCCGGCCCGATCGAGCGGCTGTCGCGCAGGCGTCCGGTACTCCGCTGCCGCGTCGAACCGCAGCCCGGCGACGCTGGCCAGCAGATCGCTCGACAGCGTCGAGATCGTCGCCGCGCCGAGCGCCTCGTGTCCCGCGATCGCCTTGACGGCCGCGAGCGGCTCATCGGTGAAGCGGGCCAGGGTCAGGCCGAAAGCTCCGCCACTGGCACCACCCGAGAACAGCACCGAGTGCTTCGCACACCCGTTGCCCGCAGTACTGATCCTCTGCAGGGCGGAAGTAGTCCAGTACGTCGCCCGGATACCGCCGCCCTCCGCGGCGACCATGATCATCGGCCGCAGGCTGAGTCCACCGTCCAACGGGACAGTGCACCGCGTCGCCTGAGCTTCCCAGGCATCGAACGCCTCTCGCAGTTGCGGCCGATCGGGCAGCGCGGGCGCGGGGCCGGCCGTCAACGGATGGACCTCGGTCTTGTCACCGATCAAGCTCGTCAGCAGCATCGCGAGCAGCAGCAACCCGATAACGGGCGTCGCGCGCAGCCGCAGCCGGCTGGTCTGGAAGATCTCCGGCGGCTGACGCTCCTGGGCATAGGCCACCACGACTCCGGCCAGCACCACCAAGGTGGTCAACGCGAGCATCGTCGCTCCCAGTACGCCGAGCACTTCGGCGATCCGCCGCGGGAAGGACCCCAGCAGCAGGATCCCGGCACTCGCGCCGAGGACGAACCCGGCCCGCACTTTGCTCCGAGGCGGCGTGACCACCGTGGTCTGCCCGTCGCGGTTGACGCCAGGACTGGCGAGGTGGCCGTACCAGCCGAGCAGCCCGGTGGCTTCCGGCCGCCCCCACCGCTGGATCGCCGTCAGCACCGGCCAGGAAGCGAGCCACACGCCGACCCCGAGGGCGACACCGATCAGCACTGCGATGGTCGGATGCACGACGTACGACGAGTCGAACAGCCCGACCGCGTCACCGGCGGCGAGACCGGTGAACGCCCGAACCATGCCCAGACCACCCAGGGAGACCGCGGTCACTGCAAGCATGTCGCCGGCGATCATCACGTCTCGCGGGAACCACGGCCCGACCTTGCGCAGCTCCTTCGGCTGCACGTCCGGCTTGCCGCGTAGGAGCCGCGACAGGCCGAGGACCAGCAAGGGGATCAGGCAGAAGACGAACAGCCGCCGTTTGAAGACCTCCCCCTGACCGGAGACGGCGATCAGCAAAGCGACCAGCGGCATCAGGACCGGGCCGACCAGCCAGAGCTTGAGGTTCTGGCGGCGTGGCTCGCCGTCGCTGGCGTAGAACGGCCAGCCGTAGCTGTCGCCACGCACTCGGCGCACAGCCCAGTCGCTCCGGATCCTGCCCAGCAGGAAGACCACGGGCAGCAGCACGGCGTAGTACAGAAGCGCGGCGGCGATCGCGTGCCAGATGCCGGTGCCGTCGTCGAGCCATCGCCGTTGCACGTCCGGCAGTTGGTCGAGCACATCGGTGCCCGGCACAACCGTCAGCAGCGCCAGCGGCAGGAAGGCGAGCATGCTGAAGCGCTGGATCCACAGAGCGCGACGGATTCGCGGTACGGCGGCCTTGATCGTCGGCCAGTGGTAGCTGAACAGGAGCACGAGGACGGAGGCGAACGCCACCCACTTCAGCATGGTGACCACCGTGAGGCCGATCACCTGGGAGTGGGCCACACAGTCACCGCCGCCACACCGCTGCCGGCCGAGCAGGTGGGTGCCGAGATTTTCGACCACGTCGAGCCCTGCCAGCAGCAGGACCGGCGTCGTCGGGACGAACCGCCGCAGGGCCGGGACGTAGAGCGCGATGAAGACGAAGTCGAGGATCAGGAAGATCGTGAGCAGCGGCAGCCAGTCGGCGAGTTGCTCGCCGGTCAGCTTCGCGTGCCAGCCGCCGTACTCCTGAGCGGCGAGCGGTCCGCTCATTCCGCTGAAGGACCACGACGAGCCGCCCTCGGCCAGGAACCCCGCCGCCAGCAAGCTGACCTCGTTCATCGCCAGCCCGACCGCCATCAGCGCGGCCAGCATCGCCCCCACCCAGCGAAAGTCGGCAGGCGCCGGGCCGCCCGCTTCCGTCGGCGCGGCCTCGGCCACCACTACGCCGGCTCCCAGCGCGTCGCTGGTCGCCTCGTCGGTCACCGCCGTTTCGGTTGCCGCCGTATCCCCCACCATCGCCCACTCGCCCCCCGGCCACAGATCCACTACTCCCAGTCACATTGCTGCACACTCCGCTGCGTCCGACAAGAGTTCGGCGCCGTTCGGATCAGCCTTCCTGGCAAGTCGGCGACCCACGCGAGGTCGAGCCCGGGGCCTGGCCTCGCCTCCCTCAGCCAGTCTGATTGCCCGAATGTCGGACAATCTGCACCTCGGCCACCGCAGCCGCGCGGCGGCCCTCTAAGCTCGGCCGGACCGAGCTTCGTGACCGAAAGGCGTATCCGTGACCGATCCGATCGTGCTGGAAGAGACCTATGGCGCGCACAACTACCACCCGCTGCCGGTCACGGTGGCGACCGCGGAAGGCGTCTGGGTCACCGACACCTCGGGCCGGCGCTACCTGGACTGCCTGGCCGGCTACTCCGCGCTCAACTTCGGCCACCGGCACCCGGCACTGATCGCCGCCGCGACCGAGCAGCTCGGCCGCGTCACGCTCACCAGCCGCGCCTTCCACCACGACCAGCTCGGCCCGTTCTGTGCCGAGCTCGCCGCACTGTCGGGCAAGGACGCCGTGCTGCCGATGAACTCCGGCGCCGAAGCGGTCGAGACGGCACTCAAGCTGGCTCGCCGCTGGGGCTACCTGGTCAAGGGCGTCCCGGACGGCCAGGCCACCATCATCGTTGCTGACGGCAACTTCCACGGCCGGACCATCAGCATCATCAGCTTCTCCGGTGACGCCGAGGCGCACGACAACTACGGCCCCTACACCCCCGGCTTCCGTTCCGTCCCGTACGGCGACGCCGCCGCGCTGGAGGCCGCGATCGACGAGACCACCGTCGCCGTCCTGGTCGAGCCGGTCCAGGGCGAGGCAGGTGTCGTCGTACCGCCGGCCGGCTACCTGGCCGCGGTGCGCGAGCTCTGCAGCAGGAACCAGGTGCTGATGATGGCCGACGAGATCCAGTCCGGGCTGGGCCGGGCCGGCGCCACCTTCGCCAGCGCGCGGGCAGGCGTCGTACCGGATGTGTACGTGCTCGGCAAGGCGCTCGGCGGCGGAATCATGCCGCTGTCGGCTGTCGTCGCCGACCGCGCGGTGATGGATGTCATCACCCCGGGCACGCACGGCAGCACGTTCGGCGGCAACCCGCTCGCGGTGGCGATCGGTCGGGCCGTGGTCAAGCTGCTCGAACCGGGTGAACTGCAGGCGCACGCATTGGCGATGGAGCAGGAACTACGCGACCGGCTGGAGCCGCTGCAGGCGCATGGCCTCGCCGGACTGCGAGTGCACGGCCTGTGGGCCGGACTCGACCTCGACCCCGCGCTCGGATCGGGCCGCGCGTTGTGCGAGCAACTCGCGCAGCACGGCGTACTGGCGAAGGACACGCACGGCTCGACCATCCGGCTGTCACCGCCGCTGGTGATCACCACCGACGACCTCGACTGGATGACCGACCGTCTCGCGCTGTCGCTCAAGGCACTGGCCGGCTGATCGGGCCGGGTGCCATCGCCGGGCGTCAAGTCGGCGATGGCACCCCACTCGTGCAGGTCGAGCTGAGTCAGTTGCTCAGCTCGGCAACGTCCACTGCTGCCAGGGGTTGGCGTTGGCGTCCCAGATCTGCAGCCGGGTGCCGTTGGCAGTGTTTCCACCAGGGGCGTCGAGGTTGCGGCCGGACTGCGGATTACGCAGCTGGGAGCCGGTCCGCTGCCACTGCTGGGCCCCGCTGCCGTTGCAGTCCCAGAGCTGGATCCTGGTGCCGTTGGCGGTTCCGCCGCTGGTCACATCGAGACACTTGCCCAGGGCACGGATCGTGTTGTCGGTCCCGACGGTCCAGCGCTGCGCGGTACCGCCGTTGCAGTCCCACAACTGGACCGCGGTGCCGTTGGCCGTGCTCGCCCCCGCGACGTCGACGCACTTGCCGCCGACTCCGGTGATCTGCCCGGTCCGGGACTGCGGCGGGTTCGATCCGCCGGGCAGGACGACCTCACCCTGGTTCAGGACCCGGGGCAGGGCGTACGCCGTACGGATCTCCGCGTCGGTGTTGCTGCCGCGCAACTGCTCCGACCAGAGCATGAAGTAGGACCAGCGTGGCTGGCTGCCGAGCAGCGAGGCGGTGGGTACCTTGCCCAGCTCGGCGAGCGCGATCGGCTTGGTACCGGCGATGTTCTGCAACTGCTGGTAGTCGCTCGCGCTGGGCAGTCCCTTGTACCAGACGTCCAGCGAGACGACGTCGACGTAGCCTGCACCCGGGTAGTAGTTCGCCCAGCCACCGGCCGGGTTGTCCTGCACGTTCCAGACCCAGATCAGGTTGTCCAGACCCTGGCTGTCGAAGTAGTCCTTCATCTGCTGGTAGATCTTCGCGCCACCGTTGGCGCCCGGCTGGTTGCCCCACCAGTTCCAGCTCTCGTTCATCTCGTGGAACGGCCGCCACAGCACTGGGATCCTGGCGTCCTTGAGCTGGCGCAGGTAGGGAACGACCTCCGCCATCCGGCTCCGCCAGACGTTGTTCAAGGTGGTGCCGCCGGTGACGATCTCACGGAACTGATCGGGCGTGATCTGCCGCTTCACGCCACCCTCGAACTCACAGGTGCGCGCCACCGTCGGGGAGCAGGCGTGCCAGGTCAGTGCTACCAGGGATCCGTTGTTCCACTCGGTCCTGGCCTGGTCGATCACGCGCTGCCGGTTGTCGACGTCGTCCGCGCGGAACATCATGTCCCCGCCCCACAGCCCGGGGTACAGGCCGGTGACGTCCTTGACCTGCTGGGTGTACTGCGCCGGCTGGGCGGCCGGTTCCTTGTTGTGCTGGCCGGACACGATGCCCTGACCGGTGATCGACTTCAGGTAGTTGAGGACGGTCTGTTTGGGAGTGGCCGGAAACGCCTGCGCCTG encodes:
- the rocD gene encoding ornithine--oxo-acid transaminase gives rise to the protein MTDPIVLEETYGAHNYHPLPVTVATAEGVWVTDTSGRRYLDCLAGYSALNFGHRHPALIAAATEQLGRVTLTSRAFHHDQLGPFCAELAALSGKDAVLPMNSGAEAVETALKLARRWGYLVKGVPDGQATIIVADGNFHGRTISIISFSGDAEAHDNYGPYTPGFRSVPYGDAAALEAAIDETTVAVLVEPVQGEAGVVVPPAGYLAAVRELCSRNQVLMMADEIQSGLGRAGATFASARAGVVPDVYVLGKALGGGIMPLSAVVADRAVMDVITPGTHGSTFGGNPLAVAIGRAVVKLLEPGELQAHALAMEQELRDRLEPLQAHGLAGLRVHGLWAGLDLDPALGSGRALCEQLAQHGVLAKDTHGSTIRLSPPLVITTDDLDWMTDRLALSLKALAG
- a CDS encoding glycosyl hydrolase; translated protein: MYFRPKVVAALAVLALVPLGTPQAQAFPATPKQTVLNYLKSITGQGIVSGQHNKEPAAQPAQYTQQVKDVTGLYPGLWGGDMMFRADDVDNRQRVIDQARTEWNNGSLVALTWHACSPTVARTCEFEGGVKRQITPDQFREIVTGGTTLNNVWRSRMAEVVPYLRQLKDARIPVLWRPFHEMNESWNWWGNQPGANGGAKIYQQMKDYFDSQGLDNLIWVWNVQDNPAGGWANYYPGAGYVDVVSLDVWYKGLPSASDYQQLQNIAGTKPIALAELGKVPTASLLGSQPRWSYFMLWSEQLRGSNTDAEIRTAYALPRVLNQGEVVLPGGSNPPQSRTGQITGVGGKCVDVAGASTANGTAVQLWDCNGGTAQRWTVGTDNTIRALGKCLDVTSGGTANGTRIQLWDCNGSGAQQWQRTGSQLRNPQSGRNLDAPGGNTANGTRLQIWDANANPWQQWTLPS
- a CDS encoding carbohydrate ABC transporter permease, with amino-acid sequence MRDTRSLPARLALYAAVLAGAAIMLFPFLWTVITSITPEGSLADGPKLVVDNPTLDAYRTLLDAIPMWRIILNSLGIAIASTLLQLVTGSMAAYGFARLHFPLKNVVFGFYLATLMVPLQVLVVPLFIEMKMLNLQDTYFALLAPTIASAFGVFLLRQAVTAVPLELDEAATIDGAGHLRIFTTIVLPLIRPALATVAVFAFMGSWNSFLWPLVVIRSPEFMTLPLGLSTLQGQFTTQWDVVMAGSVVSIVPIALVYLLAQRHIIAGVAHTGIK
- a CDS encoding glycoside hydrolase family 15 protein, which translates into the protein MSSALDLQELTRLRALAEHSHAVITEHQHTGGAYPASPTFSAYQGYAWLRDGSFTAEGISRYGDVASAGRYHDWVDGVLRRRRGQVDELRAALARGEVPSNEAMLPTRFTFDGENGSDPWWDFQTDGYGMWLWAVVTHAARHGLDLSQWREGIDVAVDYLVAFWDRPCYDWWEEHVEHRHVSTLGAIHGGLVAVGTCEALRSAPWSAAALKVAASIRSLVTAEGIVDGHLVKWLGSSAVDGSLPACIVPFGLVDPGDSLAAMTRAAVAKDLDHDGGVHRFTADVFYGGGQWILLSALLGWNLAAAGDTAGALRSLRWIADQVDEHGDLPEQVPHHLLHPGARKEWIARWGTVASPLLWSHGMYLILADELGLITKDA
- a CDS encoding ABC transporter substrate-binding protein, translated to MRHLKTVGLGLTAALALTLTACGQGSATKEAAAPEGKSVVRYMNFSSNDGHEKDLTAIVNAFQTANPNITVQVETVPYADYFTKLQTSVAGGTAADAFELNYENFVTYAKNGSLAELKDVDTGVYKKSLVEAFNDGGKQYGVPESFSNVVLFYNKALFKKAGVAEPTDAWTWKDEQAAAAKLTDKGAKVWGDFQPVSYNEFYKVLAQNGGEFLNADRSEATFNSPQGVEAAKFLVEKVGKSMPTEADGAGTPDFDSKLFKSGKLAMWHTGIWMFSAMADAPFDWDVVVEPGNTKKASAMFVNGLVVSAATKNAEAAQKWITFLASSDETTKTRLASSWELPPVGDEAKLAPYLDQQKPANRKAVFTALEETVLPPVIERQQEMQDLVTAELTAAAAGRKPVEKALADAQTKVNALLKK
- a CDS encoding glycoside hydrolase family 31 protein, whose translation is MLTHRPYGIEHPYATSPDQRIPVQPLTGQQVRLGVVVSPDVTRVVCEWGSTELVLSPAETNAADAAALAGGEGHLAEAQATALGGDGGWSVVTPPLTEPVKYRFHSYRGDAGTAELDAVESTDWFEVAPAAWVAGHGEVRGGGERVREVEWLVSAAGVHRARFVLPLAEGEKLVGFGERYDALDQRGKKLDAVVFEQYKSQGAHGRTYLPMPFAHVTGGAGWGFHVRTSRRTWYSSEGDRLVVEVALGDEAVVDLGIYEGSANDVLKQFLDEAGRAEELPSWVFRLWASGNEWNTQELVMARMDAHRDLAIPVGAIVIEAWSDEEGITIWRDARYEVTAGGSAHAADDFEYRADGAWPDPKAMIDELHARGIKVILWQIPLQKTEFATGQVAADAEAMVRDGHAVLEADGTAYHNRGWWFPQALMPDLSTQRTRDWWTEKRRYLVDELDVDGFKTDGGEHAWGHDLQYADGKRGAEGNNLFPVHYARAFGDLLRSVGKAPVTFSRAGFTGSQAHGIFWAGDEDSTWEAFRASVTAGLTAASCGIVYWGWDLAGFSGPVPDAELYLRAAAASVFMPIMQYHSEFNHHQLPLRDRTPWHVAETTGDERVVPLFRRYAELRERLVPYLTEQAALTISTDRPLMRPLFFDHPADEEIWNHPHQYLLGNDLLINPVLEPAASTWTTYLPAGDWVDAWTGQPVANGLVTRDVPLDLVPVYCKAERWPDLAPMFS